In a genomic window of Gossypium arboreum isolate Shixiya-1 chromosome 7, ASM2569848v2, whole genome shotgun sequence:
- the LOC108480481 gene encoding Golgi SNAP receptor complex member 1-2, giving the protein MTDPNLDLQESGWEELRREARKIEGDLDVKLSSYAKLGARFTQGDTGSPTVGSSRSWKSMEMEIQSLLEKLLDINDAMSRCAASAASTTSVTQKLARHRDILHEFTQEFRRIKGNINSMREHAELLSSVRDDINEYKASGSMSPRMQLLRERAAIHGSIAHIDDVINQAQTTRAVLGSQRALFGDVQGKVKVLSDKFPVIRGLLGSIRRRRSRDTLILSAVIAACTLFLIIYWLSK; this is encoded by the exons ATGACGGATCCAAATCTGGATCTGCAAGAATCGGGTTGGGAGGAACTCAGGAGAGAGGCTCGAAAGATCGAGGGTGATCTCGATGTCAAACTCTCTTCTTATGCTAAGCTCGGTGCTAGGTTCACCCAAGGAG ATACTGGGTCGCCAACCGTTGGGTCAAGTAGATCATGGAAGTCTATGGAAATGGAAATTCAGTCATTGCTCGAGAAACTGCTGGACATAAATGATGCCATGAGCAGATGTGCTGCGTCTGCTGCTTCAACTACTTCAGTAACCCAGAAGCTTGCAAGGCATAGAGACATACTACATGAGTTTACTCAG GAGTTTAGAAGAATCAAGGGAAACATAAATTCAATGAGGGAACACGCGGAGCTTCTGAGTTCTGTCAGAGATGATATTAATGAGTATAAG GCATCTGGGAGTATGTCACCGAGAATGCAATTACTCAGAGAGCGAGCTGCCATCCATGGAAGCATAGCTCAT ATAGATGATGTGATTAATCAAGCTCAAACGACAAGAGCAGTTTTGGGCTCTCAAAGAGCTTTGTTTGGAGATGTTCAAGGGAAAGTAAAAGTTTTAAGTGACAAGTTCCCTGTTATCCGTGGCTTGCTTG GTTCCATCAGAAGGAGGCGTTCAAGGGACACTCTTATTCTGTCAGCAGTAATTGCTGCTTGTACGTTGTTCCTTATTATTTATTGGCTCTCAAAGTAA